Below is a genomic region from Zea mays cultivar B73 chromosome 9, Zm-B73-REFERENCE-NAM-5.0, whole genome shotgun sequence.
tccgcggccgaccgttggctcaccggacagtccggtgcacaccggacagtccggtgaattttagtcgtacgccgtcggcgaattcccgagagcggccacttcgctcgaggcagcctggcgcaccggacactgtccggtgcaccaccggacagtccggtgccccagaccgaaacagccttctggctgtacacagccaactcttcttttttcttcttctttctgtttctaatacttagacaagtatattagtacacaaaaccaatgtactaagacttagaaacatacctttgctcttgttttgcactttgtccatccataagcatgaattcacatttaagcacttgtgttggcattcaatcaccaaaatacttagaaatggcccaagggcacatttccctttcagaaacatgcaatgtggagaattgaaccacaaactctatatatagggaaacaaaatattctcatatttctttggaaagaggaaagaatatttTGACAATCACTTCATGCGATATCATGATAAGTTATTATCATGTCCCTTTTGGTAATGGAAGAATCAAGGATGTGTTCATATATCCTAATTTATCTTACCAAAATTATAGAGATATCCATAAAATTTCTATCATGTGGAAACACAAAGTGATGGTGATGGATATTGCATGTGTTTCTCGGAAACATTTCTTATGGATTGTATTCTACATACATCCTCTCGTGCAATGTGTTGCATTTGTTAAACTTTTCATGTGATGATACTTACCATGTTGGGTAAGATTGAATCAGTAATTCCATTAttgggatgaaatgaaaagttatgaacaattctattggtcatgtttttcccataagatggatacttgatgagtatcatcgagaatgagattttaagtccctcttatcttaaaatctgatctgaattggttaagttctttgaattgtttctaaagaacgagtgtggtccattacagagattgtatggacattgaaggctttatatggttctatggtgcatctatatgatgacctGAAGTGTGTCATTCGGGCAACACATGACCATTAAGTAAAAATATCTCAAGCCtgagcacattagcctccacactactgaatttaccaaatgtgcttacaatgatgattgtttgtcttggtattAAAAATTATATCCATAATggatatgacgagtttgtgataGATTCGAAAATTTCAGATCATTCATGACCATCAGTAATGAATTGTCACTTCCAACTAGTTATGGTTGGAGTCATGAAGTTTTGCATGCTTCTGACTTGTGATGAACTGCATGTACTATATGTACAAGTTCCCCTATTGTTTTAGTATGTGGGAATCCATGAAAGATTTCTCATGCGTGCATTGGGTATGTTTTCCCAATCTCACCACCACAGCGTACATGTATGGGCACACTGAAAGCTGGGGATCTATGTGAGAATTcattctccgtcgatcattaagttttaGAATCTCTCAATGAGAATCTATTTACGGTTGTACGCTAgcttgaatcatgagcttttccaggcattagggggaaatttcaagtaccaaaaagaatgccaggaaatcataatgaatgcagtaagcattcaggctcaggatcacgtactaaaactgaacctttgggttcgaatgatttgcaagaagttACAAATTGACTGCCATGTGCATTTACTATGAGATGTCACTAAAATTAATCCTATGTGGAAGTGCTAGAAAGAGTGGTTAAATGGAACACCACTCAACTCACTGTTGCAACGTAgttgtaaataagagggggagaagtatggtcaTAAATTGGGATTAAGATGCTTGCAAGCAATTGAAGGCCAGACCTTatgagatagtaaatgcagaccatctattcgttggtaaccaacctagtgttggtggacacctagaggatatggattatcatgtgaatggaagacattcacaacctagctcaatgcgcactgatgaggctaggttatcAGAAGCCCTTGATTCTCATTTTGGGATTTCACGAGGAATCATAAGGGTAGATAAGAAAATGACTTCATGTCAACTAGAGAATTGTGATATTTGaaagctacaagtgtcgacacatacatATCAGTAATTGTATATGCGCTAcaagtgatccaaaagactatggccatagcGGAGCACGAGTATGTTCAAACTGgatcttgttgagtgatacaatgtggcagagatagccttgctcaccGGAATGAAGTGTTGAATTATTTCCACTTCAAGGTATCTTACTATGGATAAAAtttgttttcatggacttggaaaCATTGATGTGGTGAGAAAGCACGGCTAGTAGCAACTGGGTTTATACGCAAACCcaagcattattttaatgctataaattctcTTCTACTGTGAGTAGTAAAATTCCGATACAATATTATgggcagtaaatcatctatctatgcagttgatagatgtagtgacaacatatGCATATGTGGTCACTGAATTATGATATTTGTGGAGTCTTGAAGGATTCCAAATACATAATCACCAATCACAAATTTGCAATGCttggaaagtctttgtgacttagagcatTCTGGTCAAATATGGTACAATCGACCTAGTGAATCCTTCCTTTCGAAGGGATACACGAAGAATGGTATGTTTAGTGTAAATATGTGCAACATATTTTCAAACATACATTGCTTATCGACAGAGTTCAAGATAGAGAATATGAATTGAAAGAAATTTTCAATTCAAAGTAAACTCTCTTGAGtatcttggatacaaagttgtctatatccaacatatattgaagaaattcaatataaTAGAATCATGGTTATTTGATTCTTTCGgatcatgagatgtgctattgtatATTGCAAGAGCATCTGATTGGATATTGCTTTgcaatgatttgctagctaatAACACATGAGATCGAGTTACAGTTGGATATGCTGATCTTGGATATCTATATAAAATCCCCAGGTACAAGATCAATGTCATACTTATGGTAAGTTGACATACTGTATGATAAATGTCAATCAACATAGATTAATGGTCACTTACAcacagaatgatatactacatactgaggatatgtggtggtcatgattttatatcactaaccttattatctatgaagataatattactttgtgttgtttagatgaaaaCAAGTTACGAACTAAGTCTGTACCTTACTCCACATTTTAAATGTGCTTGAGAGCAGGTATGGGATGACTTAGTAAACTGTATAGATCAGGTGGAGTTTTCCTTTTTGATCGGAAGAACTTGTTTCTACATCttgttgtactcttttctttgcatgagtttttccatgtttgggtttctcattcaaagtttttaacgagacaACATCAACACAAGGCTTATGTTGTATCATCTAGTTTTcccgttgaggcttttggaatgatacattatgacatagttattgttgtatttgaactaggttatgagtttatctccttagagttcaaatggatcaacaatagagtacgactactctccttatttttcccactgggtttttaagGAGGCTCAGCTGATATGTTGATTTCTCAGATTTTCTGACAAGATTGTCTTGGAGAAATATTAGCCTGAGttatatgtctcatcatttattttTCCCACGGGGTTTTTGATGATGTTTatagacatattattgttctttgggctagagGTCCATTGGAGAACAATGTCGTGCCAACTGCCATGGTTCAATTGAACCACCGACAATTATCTATAAGGataattgagcttgtgttgttcagatggaaacaggttatatcatgagcaacattaataaagatattgctcctaaattgttttatccccatgaacttcagaaaaatggagatataaacatcttgcaaacaaagtcttgtgataatcttgttgatctattcacaaaatctctaccGTACTCCACGTtttcagaaatgtgttgaggggattggtatgagaagacttaagtgcTTGCAAGGATAAGGGGGAGTAATTCTCCATGATATTTGACCTATTTTGAtccatcatattacactcttttctttgtatgagttttgccttgttaaggttttctcatccaaagtatttaacgaggtaatatcaactaagctatatgcttcatcattgattTTTCCCCACAGTGGTTTTTATgcatgatgattacaagcatatttttCTTTTGGATTTCAAGTGAGATTCTCCCATTATCCAAAAGATattgtgtactccttatttttcccacaggATTTTTGAGGAGATGGATATATTGGAAGACAACTTACAGATGATCAAATAGACTTGGATTGATCAAGGGGAGTGTTACAAAATATTATGTACAAAGTGATCAATCCTCTCTGACAGTTTTCTCACAAAAGACATGTCCCTTGGGAGACACTACATCCATTGTATATAAGAGATCATATCTGCAATAAAGTGGACAACCGTTACTTCACTTTCTCCCTTCTCTCTATCTCATTACCGCTGAGTATTACAACAGTTCAGAGTCTAACCGATGTCGTTGGGTTTCCACTCACGAGTGCAGGCGCAGCGCTGCTGCTCGTGGTGAGCTGGTGGTATGCCACCGGAACTAGGCGGGGCCCACGGTGCCAACCTCACTAAGTGCAGCTGCTAATTACAAAAAGGCAGCTCACCACGCCCACGGATCCTCTCTCACCTGCAGTCCCGCTCCCCACCCCGCCACCACCGACGCTGGGATGAAGGCCGTGCCAGCCGACAGCGCCGCGCCCCCGGTGCCGATGCCGATGCCGATGCCGGCGACCAAGATCACCATTCCCGTTTCCGCGGTGGGCGGCACGGAGGCGGCGCTCCTCGGGAAGGGGCGGTACAAGGTCTGGGCCTTGGCCGCCATCGCGCTCCTCGCGCTCTGGTCCATGTCCGCCGCCTCCGTCTCACTCCGCTGGTCCTCCTCGGGTGACCTCGCCTCCGTCTACGGGGACCTGGACGTCCCGCTCGCCGACGACCTCGATTCCCTTGTACGCATACTGACTTGTACCTTTGCCTGACCGCTTCCCTCGGGCCTCGGGAGATATCCCTgcctgttttcttcttcttctgtttgacAACTATTTGTGTGACGGGCTTGGTTGAGTTGTAGATTCCTAAAAATCTGATTCGAGAAAGCTGCTGTGAGCTGAAAAAACTAAAATTTGTTTAGCTATCAACTATAGACTCTATAAAGTATGATAATTTATAACATGGATGTCATGAATCTGGATGGTATGAGTTGATTCTGAATTGAACTTTGAAATAGAAGAATCTATAGTTTTTTAGGAATTAATTATGTTGTTGTACTTGTTTGGTTGAGATTTCAGATTTTCGGCAGGAAATCTGATTCAGGAAGCTGAATCAAACACACTACTCTCCTATAGGCTGGAGTTTGTGTGAAAAAATCAGCCTTTTCGTCCTTCCTCAGGGTCAGGGTTACCCAACAGATATGGGGGAAAAGGTCTGTTGCATTGATCTCTTTGTAATCGTGTCAAATGAACACGTATCTCATTTAGATGCATGTAGGTAGTTTGTTTTAGTAACAAATCATGCAATTTTTGCGTAGAATCGCGGGTGAGCTGGAGACTGCCCAATCTCACGCAGTGACCGCATTTTGTCAGGAAAGAACCACCGCAGCAGATTTGCTGTGCATGTCGCACTGGGCGTTCCGGAAATAACGGCGCACCGTGCAGCGATCTGTTGCGGTGGGGAACACGGGGGAATCCCTCTATAAAAGGAACAAGGATTGCATTGGTGCTGATTGCACGCATTTGCAGAGAAATTTCTCGTGTCTTCTCTATACTCTCGTTCCTGAGTTTCCAGCGTCCGCGGTCACCACCGGCCGGCGTCGCGGACTCGCCGCCGTCGATCTTCGACGGTTGGTTCCAACACGTGGTATCAAAGCCGAGGGGAGAGGTATACGGTGGATCCAGTGGTCCATCGAGAGAGACAGTGAACCGAGGAAGAGATCCCAAGCTTCGCCGCCAAATCACCGTCGGCCGCCATGGGCGACACATCCACCAAGTCTACCGTGAAGGAGAGTTCCATCATGTGGCCGATGCTCACGAGCGACAACTACACCGAGTGGGCCATGTTGATGCAGTGCAATTACGAAGCGCTTGAAATCTGGGAAGTGATCACCCCAGGTGACAAGCCGAAGCGGGCACAAGATCGACAGGCCATGAGTGTGCTCCTGCGCTCGGTCCCGAAGGAGATGTGGCAgacgttggggaggaagaacacggTGAAAGAGGCATGGGAAGCTGTGAAGACGATGCGTGTGGGCGCGGATCGCGTCAAGGAGGTTAATGCCCAAAGACTCCTGAAAGATTTTGAGAACATTCAGTTCAAGGAGGGAGAGTCTGTCGACGATTTCGGCATGAGAATTACCAATCTGGTTGGAAATCTCAAGATTTTGGGCGAGACGATCGACGATTTCCGGGTCGTGAAGAAGTTTCTGCGCGTGGCGCCATCACGGTTCTCACAGATTGTGGTGTCCATCGAGATGTTCGTCGACCTCAAGACCCTGACAGTTGAAGAGCTGGTCGGTCGGTTGAGGGCGGTGGAAGAGCGTTTTGATGACAagatcgatcagatcgtggacaaGGCAGGGCGGCTGCTGCTGGCCGAGGAAGTTTGGCTGGAGAAGCACAAGCATCGTTTTCACCCCGGCAACAAGGCTGGAGGAAGCGGTGGCGGCGGTGTCTCCTCCAAGGGCAAGGCAATAGCGCGCTCTGACGGCGGCGCCTCGGGTCAGATAAGACTGACATCCATGGGGACGCCAAGAAGGAAAGGCCGATGCCGAAATTGTGGCATCTACGGTCACTGGGCGGAGGACTGCAAACGcccgaagaaggagaagaaggaggtggCGCAGCCGGAGGCGAACGTGGTCATCGGCGGCGGTGACCACTCTGGCGCTTTGATGGTGGCAACATGCGACATCGAACAGGAGCCGTCCCAGGTTCATCTCACTGAGAAGGTAACACCTGTGCTTGTTCCTGATGGCGTGTGGGTTTTGGATACCGGCGCTAGTAATCATATGACAGGGAACAGATCAGTACTGTCACAGCTGAATGAGAGTGTTAAAGGCTCAGTAAGGTTTGGGGATGGCTCTAAGGTTAGAATCCAGGGCATGGGTTCAGTGGTGATTCAAGATCGCCAAAAGGGTCACAAGGTCCTCACTGATGTGTATTTCATCCCTGAACTGAAAAGTAACATTGTTAGTTTGGGACAGCTGGAAGAAAAGGGGTTCAAATATGTTGGGGAGAATGGGAGATTGTGTGTGTATGATCAGGAGAAAACACTGCTATTCTCTGCACCTAGAGTTGGGAACAGATTGTACCTAGCTAAGTTTGGGTTAGACTCACCAGTTTGTCtgcaagctcaagttgatgatgtTTCCTGGAGGTGGCATGCTAGATTTGGGCATTTGCATTTCAAAGCCCTGAGTGATCTAAAATCCAAAAACATGGTCACTGGTTTGCCAACAGTAACAAGGGTAGAGAAAGTGTGTGATGGGTGTGCTCTTGGGAAGCTACACAGATCTCCATTTCCAAAAATGTCCAGCTATAGGGCAGAAAAGGGCTTAGAACTTGTGCATGCAGATTTGTGTGGGCATATCTCTCCAAAGTCTCTGGGGGGAGCATCCTATTTTTTGCTGGTAGTTGATGATCACAGCAGATATATGTGGGTGGAATTGCTGAAGAGCAAGGATCAGGCTCTGGAATATTTTAAGAAAATAAAGAACAGGGCTGAGGTTGAATGTGATGGCAAGTTGAAGGCATTGAGAACAGATCGGGGGGGGGAGAGTTCAATTCCAATCTATTCTCAATTTTCTGCAGTGAAGGTGGGATAAAGCATTACACTACTACTCCCTATACTCCCCAACAGAATGGGGTGGTAGAAAGGAGAAATCAGAGTGTAGTTGAGATGGCCAGATGCTTATTGAAGACAATGGCACTACCTTCTGATTTCTGGGGCGAAGCTATATGTACTGCAGTGTATGTGTTGAACAGGTACCCTACAAAGAGCCTGAACAACATGACCCCATATGAAGCTTGGCATGGAAGAAAACCCAACGTGAAGCACATGAGGATTTTTGGGTGTGTTGCATATGTGAAGTTGGTTGGACCTGGTCTGACAAAGCTATCTGACAGATCAGCCAAGATGATTTTCATCGGCTATGAAAGTGGAACCAAGGGCTATAGATTTTTTAATCCTGCTACTGGCAAGCTAGTGGTTGGGAGAGATGCCATATTTGATGAAAATGTGTCATGGGACTGGGCCAATGCAGCAGGCAACACAGATCAGCTGTCAGGAGAGTTTATTGTTCATTATGAAGATTCTGACAGTAACCCTACAATAGGAGATCCTGAACCCACAGAACAGTCAGCTGAAGATGCAGTTTCAGAAGATCAAGGGGGTGCTGCTGATTATGATCAAGCTGCACCTGGCACACCTGTCACACCACAGTCGAGTGTTGCACAAGGGCATGTTTTTGTCACACCACCGAGCCAGGATTCAGCTTTTTCTGATCAAGGGCCACATAGATACAGGCTAATGTC
It encodes:
- the LOC100275113 gene encoding uncharacterized protein LOC100275113, which produces MKAVPADSAAPPVPMPMPMPATKITIPVSAVGGTEAALLGKGRYKVWALAAIALLALWSMSAASVSLRWSSSGDLASVYGDLDVPLADDLDSLEMEEREKLVGRMWDMYTRTSDEVRLPRFWQEAFEAAYEELAGDDVQVRDAAISEIARMSAHKLELEQTLNENEEENAASNSGGRSKASQ
- the LOC100275113 gene encoding uncharacterized protein isoform X1, which gives rise to MKAVPADSAAPPVPMPMPMPATKITIPVSAVGGTEAALLGKGRYKVWALAAIALLALWSMSAASVSLRWSSSGDLASVYGDLDVPLADDLDSLEMEEREKLVGRMWDMYTRTSDEVRDAAISEIARMSAHKLELEQTLNENEEENAASNSGGRSKASQ